The following DNA comes from Cucumis sativus cultivar 9930 chromosome 7, Cucumber_9930_V3, whole genome shotgun sequence.
attttaaaaaaattaccaaaatttcaagagTTTATTTTCTAGTATATCACTCAAAACAATGAGCATAAACCAAATGACTTACCACATTTGACATGTGCACTGATGCAAAAGCGATCTTGAAGACgacatttaataatataacaacCCTAAATAAATTCAGAATTAAAACACACAATAAGAGTACCTCAATATTGGTTCCTGGTCCTGAAGGAAGAGAATCTCTTGGTATAATGTTGAATATCCGACTCACAATTGTTGGAAAAACATCCTCCAAAATGCCATGGACCGAAGTGCTGAACTTGCAGATTAGTTGATTAAGTAATACAAGGAAACCAACCAACTCCTTCGGCTGCAAGAAAACATGCATTGAAATTGAAGCTCTAAAACAATTGCGAGATGACAATAAATAAGCTTCACTCatacaaaagataaataatacTCAAAACAAAGGTGTCTCGGATAGTTCCTTTTATCAGATTTATCTAATGGATCAAATGCCAACTCAGAGTTCATCAGTACCTCGCTTTCTGCAAGCAACTGCTCCAAAGCCTTCGGGAGATAGGGAAATACAGATGTGCCTAAAGTTTCCACCATTCGATGTATAAAAGAGAGGACCTTCATTCAACAGAAACCAACATCAGTGCTGATGcaatttataaatagaaaggGAGTATCTCTAGGGATACATATCAAACCCTGTACCTTAGTCCGTAGAGGCTCTACTTTAGGAAATGCAACAAGAACTTGGAGAAGAACATCCAATGTCTGAATTGAAGAAGAATGTACATCAGTTAGTACAATTCAATGAAAGGCAGTTTAATTCTTATTTTGCTTCATTTAATGATCTAATCCTCAACAGAAGCTACCAAAATGAATCGCTTAGCCACCAGCATCTTAATCTAATTGCATGGAACACCAGCTGGCAAGACCCTATTTATAGATGCTtctatataatttctttattccaagtttgaaaattttcggAAAAAAAGGGGTCATGGATCTAACCTGTTTGAACATCAGACCAATTGCAGGACGACTTGTTGTGACAAGACGTTCATTGAACCCCTGGATTACAAAAGGGGGAAAGGAAGTTATCactattttttattgacaaaaaaGAAGGTAAAGTTGAGTTAAGAAATCTACAACTCATTGGAAGAAACAACTGTGATATAACAGAAACCATTGACCATAATATCACATTTTGAGGGTAAAAAGTCTTTAGAAAAACTATTGcccaataatgaaaaaaatgtaatgatgAAATAAATACTTCGCTCCCAAGAGAGAAGTCGTTAAAGAAAGTGACCTTGCTAAGGGCATTAATGGCCACAATTATTTGCTGAATGGTAGCAATCTTTGCAGTAGCCTCCTCTGGTGTTAATGCCTTAGCATTAATTAGCACCACTTCAACCTAGATTAAAGCAGGATAATTTTACTCGAAACATATAagaattaaacataaaataaggGATCcaaaccattaaaaaaaaatctatgggCAATTTAGAGGGCAACCTGTTGACAAAGAGGCTTGAGCAAAGAAGACAAATAATCAGATTGCTTTTCCAGTGGTACGTCTTCCATCCCAATCAGTAAGCCAATTGCCTGTAAACAATTACCTTAGATatgtaaaaaaagaacagaacaAAGAACCACTATATGCACATGGGCACACGGAATGAACGTAAAACCATAGAAAGAAgacaaatgtatatatattatatacacacTAAAAGGATAACCTCAAATATGTGGCTTCCATCTTCAGACCCTGAAAGTTCATTGGATGCAAAATTTGAGCTTGTAAATCGTGCAACAGTATCTTGCAGACTCTGAAGTTTCACCATGAAGAGAGAGACAAACTTAGAGATAACTAACGTTACAGGAAACTTTACAAGGGAAtacaaagtttcaaaattgaaacGTGTTTGATTAATGAGGAGATTTATACCGTTAAAATTGTCTCGATGTAAGGAACAAGCTTCACTTTTAGAAGTTTCACAACCCTCATGAATAGATAACTTGCCCTTCTACTAACATTGATGTTGGGGTGGTGTATGCCTCTTTCATCAAGAAAGGCAGCCAAAACAACATGAATAAATTGAGAATTCTCCTGCACTACCTTTATATATCGAAAAATCGTTTCCAAATATATAAGTGCAACCAGCCTGTTAGAATGGCAAGAAAACCGTGTGGATAGAAGCATTGTAACCAACTCCCCAACAAGTccacttccatttttcatcACCTCATCGCTGATTGACTCCCCATATGCAAAGAAAAGTGTAAGCGAAGCCTCTACCTCTTCAACATTCCGATCTGATGAAGACGAGGCAGCACTTACCATTGAATTTCTAATAAACAGTTGAGTTACATCAGGTGCTACACGACCCACACTACGCAAAAGTACCAATAAATCCTTTCTAAACTCCACCattctatcttcttcttcttgcccAATCTTATCTAAGATATCAAGATTGTGCCGATATACAGGATCATAACAGATTTGTGCCAAGATCACTTCTAATATTTGACTCAAGTGAAGAAGTTGCTTCTCCGTCAGAGGAGAAAGGCTCTTCATGGTAGCAACATAACCAGAAAGGAATTGCACAATGCTAAAAGCAGAGTCCAACTCACATTTTTGTAATACATAGAAAACAGATGGCAAAACTTCATTAAGCAGCTCCAATGAAGTGCTCTTAGATTCTTCAGAATTCAACCGTTTGAAACACTCCAAAACCTCAACTGCATAACCGGTAAGTAAGCTAGCCACCTTTGAGACCAACTCAGAGTCACTGTCTTCAGTAGCAACCAGACCAAAAACCCGGCTTATTTGAAGACTCTGCAACAGGGTTAGTTTTGCCTGATGATCCATCCGCTTTGAAACAACTGCCAGTAAACAACCTGCTGCAGCTCCACGAAGTTGTTCGAGCAGCCCATCAACTAAAGTTAACTCAAATAACAATGGCAAAATCACATCATTTACTATTAACCCAATATCAATCCAAGATATGTATCTTCTCATTGCATCCAACACACTTGCACACAATTCTTGATCAGAATTCTTATACATGGACAAAATGTCATACCAAGCTCCAACTAATGAAGATACACACTGCGCTCTCATAGCATCCTTAATCCGCCCTGCGGCTGTTACTTCCTCAGGCGTTCGAGGGTAATCCATGCTAATTGACTCGTCATCTAACGTATTAAGAACCCGACAGAACATATCAATCACCACAGGCCCTTTTCTCAAATGAGAtaagaaatcaacaaaaacaGATGGCCAATTCATCGGGTAATCAAGGTAAATTAGTGATACCAAAACTTGAGCAAGCTTGTTCTTTATAAAAGCAGGACCCCGTAAAATTCGAAGTGCGTGATTCTCATCAATACCCTCCAAACACACAATGGAAAACACTGACTTTCTAATGAAGTACTTCTCATCTAAACTCATCCACGAATAACGAATCCGAATAGTTTCATGAAGTGTTTGCAAACACCAAAACTGAACCTGAACAATGTTCGAAAAACAAAGCTTCTCGACACACACTCTACATATTGCCGATTCGTCTTTGGCCTTATCACAATACTCATTAGcctttaattttaagttgGAATCCACATTGCTCGTTTCATCAAACATGATAACTATTGCTTTCTCCAAGTCATCCATGGCGCTTAAAAATCACAAACCCACaactcaaaatcaaacaagacaaacaaacaaacaaacaaaaggaTATTATTTACCAACACCCTTTTGCAGAATCACTGGAAACCAAAAGGGTTGATCGGAAACAAAATTGTTCAAGGGTTTTTGTGGGGTTTGTGATAGGAACCGAAGAACAAAGAGCAGTGGATGGAAGCGATTTGAGAGTGAAAAATCGAGATTGAGTTTCTCAGAAAGCTTacctttttattatatgattCAGATCAATTCACGGATCTTTATAATGCGAGAAGTATTTTAGGAAGCGTTCTAATGGAATTTATTTGATGAGcattttcgtttttcttttctttttctttcttttcctttttcttttccctctctttttctGTTCTATTTCTACTCTCTCTAGGGTTTGTGATTTGGAGGTTGTTTGCCAGTTTATATACCAATTCCTAATTATCGCGCCTCCgtatgttaaataaataaattgtagaataataataatattattattatcactaCTAATACTAagtcataataataatataatgactaaataaataaataatgaattgtgagaattaatatattttttgttatcaaAGGCcccaatatttttttgttagaattataagttttaaaaaataatttaaaagtttttctgaataattttttatttttattttatatcattttaaatttagcataatatttttctcaaacaCATGTCAACTATaacactatttttaaaatttcaaataccATTTAATTACTCTACTTATTGAACGTCTTAAAcctgattttaaaaattcataaatttcaaatgagTATGTTGTTATAAACCATGTAGATTAGAAAAGCACGTTTTAAAACTTCGTGTACACTCATCAAGACTTGAAAactaaagataatttttttaaataacatttgtATCATTATAAACCGGtctttaagatttttttcccggtacaatcaaatttaatgtTATAGGAAGTCCATATCTTAAGCTATTCAATACATTTAGATTCTagttaactttaaaatatacaacCAATATAGatcatggaaaaaaaaatctcatctCAACCACCACAATGTAAAAAGGGTAAAATAAACACGAACTAATAGTACGAAGAACCAAAGTATGAGTCACATTAATGTCACTTATCtatgaattaattttcaacACTCAAATGAGATAGATGCATGTTAGTTGGCTCAAATAACCTGAGACACTATCCggttaattgatattttagaaaaaggagGGTAAagttgagaataaaaaaattacatccGACGTGTACCCCTTTTCTCGGAAACATAactctatatattatattaaccGAATTGATAATACACACGCGAGCGTCAAAGCGTTTGGTCACGCGCCAAATTTGTTAGTAAAACTGCTCCGACTCCCGGCAGGAAGATCCATAATTcaccaattttgaaaatgccATCGTCCGTCGGCTCTCGGAAATTCATGCATTGTGAGGGGTACATTCGTAAATTTCGATTTTACAATGTACTTCGAGTTCATGAGCTTTTTCAAGCAAGCCCATTTCCAACCCCAGTTGGCCCAATATTTGCG
Coding sequences within:
- the LOC101204710 gene encoding exportin-T, with amino-acid sequence MDDLEKAIVIMFDETSNVDSNLKLKANEYCDKAKDESAICRVCVEKLCFSNIVQVQFWCLQTLHETIRIRYSWMSLDEKYFIRKSVFSIVCLEGIDENHALRILRGPAFIKNKLAQVLVSLIYLDYPMNWPSVFVDFLSHLRKGPVVIDMFCRVLNTLDDESISMDYPRTPEEVTAAGRIKDAMRAQCVSSLVGAWYDILSMYKNSDQELCASVLDAMRRYISWIDIGLIVNDVILPLLFELTLVDGLLEQLRGAAAGCLLAVVSKRMDHQAKLTLLQSLQISRVFGLVATEDSDSELVSKVASLLTGYAVEVLECFKRLNSEESKSTSLELLNEVLPSVFYVLQKCELDSAFSIVQFLSGYVATMKSLSPLTEKQLLHLSQILEVILAQICYDPVYRHNLDILDKIGQEEEDRMVEFRKDLLVLLRSVGRVAPDVTQLFIRNSMVSAASSSSDRNVEEVEASLTLFFAYGESISDEVMKNGSGLVGELVTMLLSTRFSCHSNRLVALIYLETIFRYIKVVQENSQFIHVVLAAFLDERGIHHPNINVSRRASYLFMRVVKLLKVKLVPYIETILTSLQDTVARFTSSNFASNELSGSEDGSHIFEAIGLLIGMEDVPLEKQSDYLSSLLKPLCQQVEVVLINAKALTPEEATAKIATIQQIIVAINALSKGFNERLVTTSRPAIGLMFKQTLDVLLQVLVAFPKVEPLRTKVLSFIHRMVETLGTSVFPYLPKALEQLLAESEPKELVGFLVLLNQLICKFSTSVHGILEDVFPTIVSRIFNIIPRDSLPSGPGTNIEEIRELQELQRIVYTFLHVITTHDLSSVFLSPKSRSYLEPIMQLLLNTSCNHKDILVRKACVQIFIKLIKDWCARPSGEEKVPGFQSFIIEGFATNCCLYSVLDKSFELHDANSLILLGEIVAAQKVMYEKFGQDFLFHFVSKGFLTAHCPQDLAEQYCQKLQGSDIKALKSFYQSLIESLRVQQNGSLVFR